AACTTTGTGTGGAGGTTCAAagattttagaaagaaaaaaaaataaagatgaaattatattatgttGGCAAGGAATACTACTGAGAACAGGCCATGGTTCGAAATAGGAGCTAAGACATCACGTGTTGTAAGTAGGTGTCTAACTcctatcataattaattaatgcattgtTAAAACTGTTTATGTAATTCTTTACATCTTGTTAAATGGAATTACAAAGTAAATGATTTGGtggataaataaaacaaagaattaagaaattttaaacttaattagttGTTCCGGAATTGAGAAATTAATGATATCAATGATAGTATTAAAGTCGCCATTAACTGAACTTGATTAGTTATTCATTAAATTGAAAGACTAATGATATCAATTGTAGTCATTGATATCGGCATTAACTGAACTTAAATAGTCTGAAAAATGAAAGACTAATAATATCAATGATAATCATTAATATCAACATTAATTGAACTTAATTAGTCATTTCTATAAATGGAAGGCTAATGATATCAATGATAATTATTGATATCGACATATTCTAATTGAATCATGTtctaaataatgattaaaaatatcaaattggaATTGATATCAGCAGCCCTGCTTGGTAGGCTTGGATAATTGAAcgattaattatattatgatgAATGTAATTACCAAAAATTAGAATGATCatgaaataataaagaaatttatttataatcttaaatgtatttaaatattCACATGatgtattaaatattatattttgtttttggatcgTCAAAATGGATTATATCCACTCTACATCTTTTGATTATGCAGACTAGGCATAATATTTACATTTTTAGTTGTaatattatttggttttatCATGTAAACATAAATGTTCATCTTTTATTGTTGTAGTTACTTGAACAAAatgttctttaatatatatatatatatatatatatatatatatatatatatgttgagttttatattgaatttttgcattatatatatatatatattgtgttttttttaatatatatatatatatatatatattgtgtttttttttcaagaaaataattgagATTGTTACATGCTTTTTTTGGGTTAATAGGATCTCACAATGACATCAACATTTTAGAACAatctcacatatttttttgaactagTAGAAGAGCATGATCCATGTACTAACCATTCATTAAATGGTCATAACTATACGATATGatattaaacaaaagaaaataagaaaaatttctTTGTTGTAACTCAAGAGTCCGTAAGGAAGAATGTAGAGTGAGCTTTTGGTGTGCTCCAAGCATGGTTTGTCATAATTCATGAACCAACATGTTGTTGGCATTAAGAAATACTCAATGATATTATGAAAGTGTGTGTTATAATGCATTATGTAATAATTGAAGATGAGCAAGATGTTGATGAAATTGACTTCAACTATGAATCAAATGATCATATTCTAGTTATATCAACTTTTTATAAACGTACACATGAATTATTTGAATTCACTCAAACACATCTTTATACTAGAGATAGATGAACTCATTTACAACTTGAGACCTTTTAGCTTTTATGGCAAAATCATGATAGAGAATATAAAGTAAtgtctgtattttttttcataattcgaTATGTTAAAGGATTTTTCTTTAATGAGACATGAAGTTACCTTATGTTTTCATGTCAAGATAAGTAGCTCAACAATATAGTTAGTACtactataaaaatacaacatgaaGAAAAGATTGACAATAAAAAAGAGATAGAAAGCAAAGCTCTAATGAAATTAGAAAGCTTATAGCCATTGAGAATGCATATCTCACCGTACAAAGTGAAGATTGTTATGAGTAACAtgcctaaaagaaaaaaaattagagaaggTAAACGTAATTGAGAGCTTCAAAGTAAAATCAAGTACTGATGAATCTATCCTTTGTGGTGGTGTCCTcactttaaaattcattttcgaACTTTGAgctgtttttgcgtttcaaaaacacttttaaaaaaaatattttattttattttcagattattttgatgtactattgtcaaaaataattttttttaaaaaagattattttaatgaatttctaagtaaaaaacattttgaaaagcaaccgctaccacactcctaAACACCCTTAAACCCGGGTTACCATCAATTGCCTTGTTAACCTACCTAAAACTCCCAAGCCAATATGAACCCACATCATCATCTTCCATGAATGTTTTTGGCATTCCATAATAACTTGGCTCAAACCTAGCTCCACTTTTTGTAACAGTAGAGGTTTGCGATTGTATGATACTTTGGTGCTTTGTAGCATCAGCTTTGATCCCAAAAGACTGAAATGCAGAGCTACTAGGGTGTATTTGTGTTTTGTGGTTAAGGTTGAGTTTTGTGTATGAGATCCgctaaaaatacaagaaaaattagtttttgtagTTGAATTTTATGTATAATTAGGTTGTACTCAACCTCAAACACAaccattaaaacaaatatatcttTATAGGAGAGAAGCcatatatgaaaatattcaGACAATTATGCACATCTCAATATACAAAACCTTAAAGATTAAATCTTTGTGAGGTTATAAGGATTTTATGAGATTCCAAATCATTGAACAACTAAAATAACAAGATCCCACatatttaaaacaagaaaaaaacatccaTACATAGTGAGTGAATGCCAAAAACATTAATGACTCTTTAGCTACTAGagagtttattatttttatcaaatatttatgatatctgatattttataaagaaacatgtgtcacccacaatttatttaatcaaaatataaatgaaattgtAGCGAAAATGGTatcaattatatcaaaattaatgtagttctttttcatacaacaaatacTACTACAATTGTCTCCAATTTCAAAGCATCTTATACGTGTGTTTGCTATCTTTGTTCCAACTTATggattgctttattttttttatcatataaaagtaactcaatttttttatgtaatttagtttgagaaaatcaaattttactaTAATCATATGGCAGCTTCTAATCATGTAAGACCTTGTTTAGGTACGAGGCTGTGCTGTGCttttgccaaaaaaataaaggatattttcttgttttaaattcttttgggATGTTTTTAATCATGTgctggtatcaaaaataattttaaataataaaaaaatatattttcttaacatatttccaagcaaaaagtattttaaaaaacaactgctatcataatatcaaacattacCTAAAAAACCCACAATTATAACTTTATTAATGCATTGATCACATTAAAACCACATTAAAACCATCAAtcttaatcaaaagaatgaataaTTCTTGTTACGTTGAGTGTTTGATTTAAGAAATGCCAACTTATATACAAAgttattaatatcaatatagTTTAAGAATTGAGTCCTAGGTTGAAAAGACTAACTCCGGTTAATCTAAATCAActttatttcatgatttttttaaaatcaaactgtATTTTAACCGAGTCACCAATTAATTTATCAGTCGACTAAATTTAAATAAGACAacttctatttaatttaatttaaaaatcaacccaaactatatctcaaattaatttttatattttatgccTGCTTATGTTAAAGTCTAGCGTATATTATTCGTGGTTTGTTGTAATTAATAGAAGTTTTAAATGAGTGAATTCACTAAATAAGTTGAAGTCAAAATTTATTCATCGTTAACTCAAAGATTTGGACTAGTCATGTGGTATGTGTAGCAGCTGGGGTTAGCCATAACggtcaaaaaattcaaatttttgaaaaatttcacctaatttattattagtatgcGGCGGATCCATACACATGTGACAGCACTCATCTTAtacgttttttgttttttataggataTCATATTGTAAATTCATGTATCAGCcctaaattttatttacatatattttttttaaaaaataaaatttcatattaatattaatataattatagtgTAGTCagagaattttattaaatttatttaaatatctaatttaatgttttaaccCAATAAATTAAGGAAGTGAATAAACTTATTTAACACAAATAAATTTGTTAGAATACtagtagttttatttttgtatttttttaaaaaataaaaaattttaatttttttatttaaattaattattttagtgtttttagatatttttaatgtgctaaaattaaaaataaaattttaaaataaaaaatattattttaatatattttcaaaaaaaaaaaacacatttaaaaactaCTGTTACAATACTAAACAAACTCTAACACTAAGATTATAAATATGTGACGACTCTAACACCAAGATTATAAATATGtgatgattaatttaaaataatgtacagaaaagaagaaaaagagcaagagcaaggCGGCACCCACTTTCagcttttcaaaatttgaaaaaccctCAAATGCCAACAACCTTCCTTCCTTCCATGTATAAGCGCGCTCTAATAAGAAAGTAGACAtacatcttctttttctttctcttttttggaaatacctctctctctctctctctgctctATCAAGTAtcaattaaggaaaaaaaagctcactcagctctctctctctcgtcctATAGGCAgtatcttcttctctttcaaatTCCGTCATTCAAAGTAAGCAATTTGTTTCTGGGTATAATTTGTATGCGAATTTAGTTGTAGAATTGTCtgaaattctttaaaaaattcaaaatttcaccTGGGTTCATCTTAAAAATGTTGATTCCCGTctgggttcttgaaatttttatgctGCCTTTTGGATTCTCTCTTTGTTTCTTGTTCTTCTCTTAAGTTCATTTAATTTGGGAACTTACAAGCAAATGTGCTAAATGGGAGATTTTTATGCTgcctttttttaacaatttaggAGCAGCCCACTTTTAGTCTTTGTTGAGAATTCATTTTAAGTTTATGAATTAGCGAAGAACTCGAGATAAATTAAAAGGGGCTGTTCTTTATCTCTTAATTATCAAATTGAAAGTAGTAAATAATTATCTTATTAAGTattaagctttgtaaagaaagttttgaaatttagaTTTTGCATGTAATATTACTGTTTGACTAAAACATGTTTGATTGATGCCCTCACAGAATGGAATCTCTCCCCGATGCGATTGTTCAATGCATTTTCTCGCACATGAACAATGCCAAGGATGTGGCCATCTGTAATTGTGTCTCGAAGCGATGGAAAGAGTCTTTGCCTTTTATCAAAAGCCTCTTCTTCCCCAGGAACTCTTTTGATAACCACGATGGCAGTGACCATCCGGATACCATTGTATGCAAGATGATATCATCGATTGTTAAATTAGAAGAGCTTGTCGTGTACAGCCCCTTTTCGAGCACAGGCCTAGCCTCGTGGCTACTGCTTGTGAGCTCATCGCTCAAACATCTTGAGCTTAGATTGGACAATCTCGCTGAATACCAGAGCTGCATCGAGAGCCCATCGAAACTGGATTGCATTAGCGCTGCAAAGAATTTGGAGTCTTTAAAGCTTTGGGGCGTCCTGATGGTAAAATCTCCCAAGTGGGATGCCTTTCCAAAACTTCAAAGCCTTGAAATTGTTGGTGCTAGATTGGAAGATCCTGCTTTAACTGCTGCCCTTCAGGCATGTCCGAATTTGAAAAACTTGTTGCTACTTGGGTGTGAAGGGGTTAGATCAGTTTCGCTTGAGTTGCTGAATTTGGAGCAATGTAAGTTGGATTTTTATGGTGGGGGTAATTATTCACTTACCTTGACCTCCCCTAAAATCGAATTCCTTGAGGTTCAAGGTTGTAGTTGGATCAGTGTTCGTGAGACCACTCGCTTGAGGaatctttcaatttcaaataatgctggtaatattttgattttcaattcagTTATTTGCGCGACAAGTTTGAAATGCTATCTACACCTCTAATTTTATATTGCCCTTTTTGCCAGTAGAAGTCACCTGATGATTGGTTTTGATATGGTGTAATTGGTTTTTTCTCCCCTTGTAATTTGTTGCAGGGAGAGTATACATGGTAGATTTTGGAAAACTGGCGGCTCTGGAGTTCCTGTCTATCAGGGGAGTCCAATGGTGTTGGAATGCAATAAGTAAAATGCTTCATTTGGCAAGCGAGGTGAAGCATCTATATATGAAGGTTGAATTTACCGGGGACTTTGATAACCTGCAACCCTTTCCGGAGATTGActtcgttgatttttttaatagccATCCTAAGCTGCAAAAATTCGATATCCATGGAGCCATGTTTGCTGCTCTCTGTCAAAAGAACAGCCTGAAAAATGTGAGTTAGAAAACCCACAATGAATTGACAAATCTATATCTTTAATACTGTAGTGAAACTTCAAGATTGCACACATTAACAGAGCTCTACACTTTTTGCTTTGCAGGTGCAGTCTGGGTTTGTGATTCCTTGTCTGGAGGAGGTGGTGATAACAGTCAGATCGCCATTAAACGCGGAGCAGAAGATAAGCACCCTCGAGTCGCTCTTGAAGTATGGAAAGGTTATGAAGTCAATGGCAATAAGGATTCTTCGGATGAGGAGCAGCCATAGCAGTGCAGATGATTTCTTCGACGAGATTTGCAGGTTTCAACGCATGAATCATAAAATTGTTAGAATAGAATAAAGACTCTTGGTCGAGGCACTCCCTTTTTCATGCTGCTGACTAGATCCACACTGTCCCTTTGGTTCAGTACTCAAAACTTTAATCATTCTTCAACTATTTGATTCACAAATTCTCCAATTTTTAACTTGAATATTGACAAATTGTTGTatttcataacttttttcttcGAAGCAAGCACGTTGATTTTGCATTCCATGGTTAATTTGAGCTCTGTTGTATGTGTTCCAACTGAAAAATCCGGCATGCTTGCAGAGCACAGCTGAATTGTTGAAAGCTAGTCAAGATGAAACACAATTTTAAGGTTCGAAATTGCTTGTAGAAAATGTGATTGAAACCTACTGCACAAGTCATTTACCAGtaaattaccgacaaaatttCGAAGCAAAATGGTCCTTTGATTCGCACTCTTTTCGATTGAAAGAAAATCGTTTATAACTGTTCTATGTGTGTGTTTTCTTGTCTGCCGCCTTGTTTTCCATAtcacctttttatatatatattttttaacttttccaAGTGCCAttactaaaacaaataaaaaaagggagagaTCAGTTTAGCTACttatataaatagtaaatcaaattaatatattatttttagattttataatagtaaataaaaaagtgaGATCTGTTAACTATTTATATTCATAGTAAATTGAAGGACAAGTTTTTTTCAGATAAATTTATCAACCAATTAAATCATGagttgtgcattattgttaattttaagatttgtaaaattaattgaggGGTATATAATTGATCCAGATATTcacgttaatctaaaaaaaaattcttgatcaAATAACTAATTCAAATTTAACTGATACATTTttactttgattaaaaaaaaaagactcaagttaaattatatattagtgAATTACTAGAATAACTTGTCAGATAGgatgaaataatttaataattatggttcAATCCAAGTAGACAATAACGTTTGTTTTTCAAGCTATTAATAGGTTTAAATGTTATGATCAAGTGCTAttactaaaacaaattaaaaaggtGAGATCGgtttaactatttatataaatagtaaatccaataaatatattatttttagcttttataatAAAGTCATGTCTTGGCATAGTTGATTGAAGTATGCGGGGTGAGCCTAAAATTGTGGGTTCGACGCCACTCCAAATAGCAATGCTACCAAAGGCCTGTGTTCCAAGTTTCTCGGgttatcaattttgattttcaaaataatattattttagataaaaatttaaaatcaaattctttAAAGTTATCTTTGTTGAGTTTAGGAGGTCAATTAAATTACGAGTTTATCAAATAAGTTATtcaaatttgattgatttacTTCTACTtggttcaaaaaataaatagctggagttaaattttatgttgataGATTACCAGATCAttgtcaaataaaatcaaatttaataattatggtttAATCCAAGTAaacagtaatattttttttttgaagctattagcatgtttttttattagaagggGATATGATTGAATGACTCTAAATTTTTCCTTAGTGATAATTTgtagattatttttctttacgcGTCTTAATTAATcactaattatatataaaaacaagtttatCACAAGAGGGAGGAATAAAGCATGTTTTCGGAGTAAACAAtttaatcagaaaaaaaaaaaaatcttattatagATAAAACTAGATAGGTAATAATGCTATGTTGCGAATAGAATAAAATttcttgatatgaaaaaaaaaaacgatctaGATGATAATTACACGAGTCAAGTTGGGTTAGCTTGATTAATCTTTGATCCAGTATAACAGATTAAGAAAaacctcacaaaaaaaaaaaaatagaaaagaaagcaaaaaaattccGTTCAATAATttcatctcaaaaataaaattttaaaacaaatttaccaaagaaaaatattcaactCAACTTAGGCTCACTTAACAACCCACTACCCATTGGTAGcggagcttttttttttttttgaaagtgatATGATTgaatgactaatttttttactcaGTAAGAGTTTTTTTACTCAGTAATTCGTAGAGTAATTTTCTTTATGcatcttaattaatatatatatatatatatatatatatatatatatatatatatatataaaagtacatCACATGAGGGAGGAATAAAGTctatttttcaaagtaaactacctaattaaattaaaaaaaaaacaaaatttattctaGATAAAACTAGATAGGTGGTCACGCTAAGTCGTCAGTagagtaaagttttttttaacatgagaaAATAAATCTAGATGATGATAACTCAAGTGAAGCGGAGTTAACTTGAGTAACCCTTGATCTAATTTAACAAGTTAGGAAAAttccacaaaaaaacaaaagaagagaaagtaATAATGTTCAAGGCTTAATAACCTAattatcaaaagataaaattaaaaatatatatatataaagaaaaaaaaacatcaaagaaaaaaacaaaactcaacctAGGCTCACTCAACAACCCGCTACCTGTGATATGAGATCAAgctaaacaaatatatttaaaaaaaaatggacaaaaagaccaaagttaaatcaatagaaaagaacataaaaaaaaaaaaaatgagcagaCCAGAGTTAACTTAACTAACCCCTAACTCGGCCCAACccctacataaaaaaaagtggaaaaaaatcataaagtttaagGCCCAATAGTCTAATgtcaaaaaatgatattaaaaaaaaaaaaaaaaacttgagtcaacttaAATTAACTTGCAACCCATAATAAATAGtcgtgataaaaaaaaaacttttttaaaaaaagaatgtagaagaaaagattgaagaaaataaaaagaaatgtgaaaaaaaaaaactgagtcaacTCGATTATTTCTCAAAACCAGTGACTcgatttataaaatcaagatcACCCTATAAAaggcaaacactaaaaaataactaagaaaaatccctaattttttataattaaaaaaaaaaaaaatagtaataaaaataatgaggacaaaatttgagataaaaactaaatgaaagaaaacaatgaaaattaaaataaattaagaaagggataaaaaaaacaacaaatagaaGAATGATGACcataattggattaaaaaataaattaaataaaattatgaagaattaaattaagaaataaataaa
This genomic interval from Populus alba chromosome 1, ASM523922v2, whole genome shotgun sequence contains the following:
- the LOC118040221 gene encoding F-box protein At1g10780 gives rise to the protein MESLPDAIVQCIFSHMNNAKDVAICNCVSKRWKESLPFIKSLFFPRNSFDNHDGSDHPDTIVCKMISSIVKLEELVVYSPFSSTGLASWLLLVSSSLKHLELRLDNLAEYQSCIESPSKLDCISAAKNLESLKLWGVLMVKSPKWDAFPKLQSLEIVGARLEDPALTAALQACPNLKNLLLLGCEGVRSVSLELLNLEQCKLDFYGGGNYSLTLTSPKIEFLEVQGCSWISVRETTRLRNLSISNNAGRVYMVDFGKLAALEFLSIRGVQWCWNAISKMLHLASEVKHLYMKVEFTGDFDNLQPFPEIDFVDFFNSHPKLQKFDIHGAMFAALCQKNSLKNVQSGFVIPCLEEVVITVRSPLNAEQKISTLESLLKYGKVMKSMAIRILRMRSSHSSADDFFDEICRFQRMNHKIVRIE